A window from Fragaria vesca subsp. vesca linkage group LG5, FraVesHawaii_1.0, whole genome shotgun sequence encodes these proteins:
- the LOC101294760 gene encoding PHD finger protein Alfin1-like, with protein sequence MEGLPQHPAPRTVEEVFSDFRGRRAGLIKALTTDVQKFYQQCDPDKENLCLYGLPTEAWEVNLPVEEVPPELPEPALGINFARDGMAEKDWLSLVAVHSDSWLLAVAFYFGARFGFGKNDRKKLFQMINDLPTIFEVVTGSGRQPTNESALHHNSSKSKSSGKPQSRQPEINPSKGVKMSPPAKEDEESGEEEEEDDEQGATCGACGDNYGADEFWICCDVCERWFHGKCVKITPAKAEHIKQYKCPSCSSKRARV encoded by the exons ATGGAGGGTTTACCGCAGCACCCGGCACCACGAACTGTGGAGGAAGTCTTCAGCGACTTCAGAGGCCGTCGCGCCGGCTTGATTAAGGCCCTCACCACCG ACGTTCAGAAGTTTTACCAGCAGTGCGATCCTG ATAAGGAGAATCTGTGTTTATATGGACTGCCAACTGAGGCATGGGAAGTTAATCTTCCTGTTGAGGAGGTGCCTCCTGAGCTTCCTGAACCAGCGCTAGGTATAAACTTTGCTAGAGATGGCATGGCGGAGAAGGACTGGTTGTCGCTGGTTGCAGTTCACAGCGATTCATGGTTGCTTGCTGTTGCATTCTATTTTGGTGCACGCTTTGGGTTTGGCAAAAATGACAG AAAGAAGCTGTTTCAGATGATAAATGATCTCCCCACCATATTTGAAGTTGTGACAGGCAGTGGGAGGCAACCTACGAACGAGTCTGCTCTTCATCACAACAGTAGCAAGAGCAAATCCAGTGGCAAGCCG CAGTCTCGGCAACCTGAAATCAACCCGAGTAAAGGGGTAAAGATGTCGCCACCAGCCAAAGAAGACGAGGAAAGTGGGGAAGAAGAAGAAGAGGATGATGAACAAGGTGCTACTTGCGGGGCATGTGGAGACAACTACGGCGCTGATGAGTTCTGGATTTGCTGTGATGTTTGTGAGAGATGGTTTCATGGTAAATGTGTGAAGATTACACCTGCAAAGGCTGAGCATATCAAGCAGTACAAGTGCCCAAGCTGCAGTAGCAAGAGGGCTAGAGTTTGA